Proteins encoded by one window of Cannabis sativa cultivar Pink pepper isolate KNU-18-1 chromosome 4, ASM2916894v1, whole genome shotgun sequence:
- the LOC133036914 gene encoding uncharacterized protein LOC133036914 — MLRGGDEEQCNALGDYKKPYNAYSNTYNPGWRNHPNFSWKDTSQNQASGSQWRLDQQKNSLESSMKILAESQLEFRTYFTQVIEELKDIKIQITKLNDSSVIQERGKLPAQPLITPKGQHMAQTSAPSESNLKGVNAITTRSGQSTQVPAYAKVIKDLCTIKRKHHVKKTAFLAEQASAVIDCKTPLKYKDPGCPTISCQIGEQEFGQALLDLGASVNLMPYSIYLQLGLGELKPTSVVLQLADRSVKKPRGIVEDVLIQIDKFYYPMDFLILDTQYEVNLESKIPIILGRPFLATKKCTHQL; from the exons ATGTTAAGGGGAGGAGATGAGGAACAGTGTAATGCCTTAGGGGATTACAAGAAGCCTTATAATGCCTACTCTAACACATACAATCCTGGTTGGCGTAACCATCCCAATTTCAGTTGGAAGGATACAAGTCAAAATCAAGCATCTGGGAGCCAATGGAGGCTTGATCAACAAAAGAATTCTCTTGAGAGTTCCATGAAAATTCTCGCAGAATCCCAACTAGAGTTCAGGACTTATTTCACTCAGGTGATAGAGGAATTGAAGGACATAAAGATTCAAATAACAAAGTTAAATGATTCTTCAGTCATTCAAGAGCGTGGTAAGCTTCCCGCTCAGCCTCTAATCACTCCCAAAGGGCAACATATGGCACAAACCTCCGCTCCTTCAGAGTCTAATCTCAAAGGGGTTAATGCTATTACTACCCGAAGTGGTCAAAGTACG CAAGTACCGGCTTATGCCAAAGTTATCAAGGATCTATGCACTATCAAAAGGAAGCACCATGTCAAGAAAACTGCATTCTTGGCAGAACAAGCTAGTGCGGTGATCGACTGCAAGACACCGCTTAAATACAAAGATCCTGGTTGTCCCACCATTTCATGTCAAATAGGGGAACAGGAATTTGGCCAAGCCCTCCTGGACTTAGGTGCAAGTGTAAATCTCATGCCTTATTCCATATACTTGCAACTAGGCCTAGGAGAACTTAAGCCCACATCTGTGGTGCTACAATTGGCCGATCGATCAGTTAAGAAACCTCGGGGAATAGTTGAAGATGTCTTGATTCAAATTGATAAATTCTATTACCCCATGGATTTTCTCATCTTGGACACTCAATACGAAGTCAACTTAGAGTCCAAAATTCCCATCATTCTCGGACGACCATTCCTCGCAACAAAGAAATGCACTCATCAATTGTAG